The Polaromonas sp. SP1 DNA window CGGCCTCATAGGCGGCCTTGGCCTCAGTGGGCGTAATCGTGTGAAACGGCGGGCGATTGGCGCGCGCCATGCGGCCGAGCACGTCCCGCATTGCAGGCGTCAGCAGCGCTTGCGGCGGGCGGGCCGCCATTATTTGAAGGACACCGACACGGGCTGCGCGCCCGCGAGCCCCTGGTAGGTCACGGTGGCCGTGAGGCCGGCCTTGGGCGGCAGCAGCGGCGAGAACGAGCCCAGGCTGATCAGGTCGCCCGGCTTCAACGCGATGCCCTCTTTGGCCAGCGCGCCGGCCAGCCAGACCACGGCATTGAGCGGGTGCTCCAGGATGTCGCTGCCCTTGCCTTTGCCCAGTTCTGCGCCGGCGCTGTCGGCCAGCACCACTGTCATGCTTGCCAGCGCACCCAGCATGGCATAGCGCTCGCCACGCGTCACGGGCACGGCCATCGGCGTGCCCGCCACACCCAGCCGCGCGCCCACATTGATGGCGCTGACCGCCGGGCCGTTGAGTTTGGGCGGCGCCTGCACCACCAGGTCGGGCAGTTCGATAAAAGGAATCACCTGGTCGATGGCTTCGAGCACATCCATGGGTGTTTTGGCCTGGTTGATGGCGGTGCTTTTCACGCGCACCAGCATGTCGGCCTCAAACAGCGGGCGCGCACCAAAGGCCGCGTCCACCACCGAGCCGCTGGGCAACACCATGCCTTCATAGAGCTTGCCCCACACCGGCTGGTCGTAGTTAAAGCGCTTTTGCACCGCCGGATTCGTCAGGCCCGCCTTGTAGCCGACCACTTTGCCGTGGCGCTTTTCCAGCAGCGCGTTGAGCTTGGCGCGGGTGCAGGCACCGTCGGCTTCGTTCAGGCCTTCGGGGTTGGCGGCCGGCGCCTTGGCCGCGATTTTTTCGGCCATGTCGTTCACCTGCGCGTCGGTCAGGCATTCGGCGCCGGCATGGAAGCCGGCTATCGCCAAGGTGACTGCGATCAGGGTTTGCTTGCGATGCATGGGATGTCTCCTGCGATTAAAGTAAAGAGAACGGAACGCCTGCCAGGCTATGAAGCCGTCAAGCCAGCTGCCCGGCCCCTCCGGTTGCGGTCCGCTTGAATGCGTTTTGGGTTCCGCATCGTACAACGCAGAAAGACACCCCGCATGGCCTTCATCTACTACGTCACCCAGATCCAGTTCGCGTTCGGCGCCGTCAAGCTGCTCAAGCAGGAATGCGAACGCGTGGGCATCACCCGCCCGCTCATCGTGACCGACCCCGGCGTGAAAGCCGCCGGCATTTTGCAAAAAGCGCTGGACGCCCTGCCCGGCATGAAGGTCACGGTGTTTGACCAGACGCCTTCGAACCCGACCGAGGCCGCCGTGCGCGCCGCCGCCGAGCTCTACAAAACGAGCGGCTGCGACGGCCTGATCGCCGTGGGCGGCGGCTCGGCCATTGACTGCGCCAAGGGCGTGGCGATCGCCGCCACGCACGAAGGCCCACTGACCCGCTACGCCACCATCGAGGGCGGCTCGCCGCTCATCACCGACAAGGCCGCCCCGCTGATCGCCGTGCCCACCACCAGCGGCACCGGCAGCGAAGTCGCCCGCGGCGCCATCATCATCGTGGACGACCATCGCAAGCTCGGCTTTCATTCCTGGCACCTGGTGCCCAAGACCGCCATTTGCGACCCCGAACTCACGCTCGGCCTGCCGGCCAAACTCACGGCCGCCACCGGCATGGACGCGATCGCGCACTGCATGGAAACCTTTATGTCGGCCGCCTTCAACCCGCCGGCCGACGGCATCGCCCTGGACGGCCTTGAGCGCGGCTGGGCCCACATCGAACGCGCCACCCGCGACGGCAGCGACCGTGATGCGCGCTTTAACTTGATGAGTGCGTCCATGCAAGGCGCCATGGCCTTCCAGAAAGGCCTGGGCTGCGTGCACTCCTTAAGCCACAGCTTGGGCGGCGTAGACCCGCGCCTGCATCACGGCACACTGAACGCGATGTTTTTGCCGGCGGTGGTGCGCTTCAATGCCGAGGCCGACTCTGTGCAAAAAGACAACCGCCTGAACCGCATGGCCCGCGCCATGGGCCTGGCTTCAGGCAGCGACATCCCCGAAGCCATTCGCGACATGAACGCCCGGCTGGGCTTGCCCGGCGGGCTGGGTGAGATGGGTGTCCAGCGCGGCCAGTTCAGCCAGATCATCACCGGCGCGCTGGCCGACCATTGCCACAAGACGAATCCGCGGATTGCGACGGCTGGGGAGTATGAGGAGATGCTGGCGGCGTCGCTTTGATGCAATTCATCTGATCAGCGTCCGGCCGTCGCGGCAACAGCCGCAGCTGCCGCTGCGGCCAGTTCGGCATCACTGAGGCTCGTGGCGCCAGCAAGTATCTTGCGCAGCGCCAGCTCCCCGCTGTGGTTGGCGCGGGTCGATGCGGCCGACCATTCTTTTTCTCCCATACGAAGCTTGAGATCGTCACTCATCGCCGCAGCGCATGCCGGCCACGGCTTATAGGGTGCGGCCGGTGCGGGATTGGGGGAAGTGACCAGGGGAGCGGCATTGGGGGCAGTGATCAGCAGGGAACTGAGCGCGATGGACTTGCCCGGGCGGCCGGTCACCGGGGCCGGCCAGGCGTCGGTTTGTGCCAGCAGCGTGAGCAGGGCCGAGCTTTCCATTCTGTTGCTGTCAATGGCAGAGCACCTGGCGACGTCGGCAACGAGCTGCTTCGCGGCTTTTTCGTCCCCCTGGTTCAACCATGATGCAGACGTGGCGAAACTCATTACGGACGAACAGCCCGTAGATGGCGCGCCGCCAAACCGGCGGCCATCAGACAGGTTCACCTGCATGCCGTTAACGTCATAGGTGTAGTACCGGCTGCCTTGCACGCTTTTGGCGATGCCCAGCACATCCTGCATAGCCGCCCGGTCGCTGCACAGCAAAGGTGGAACGCCACGCGCACAGTTTTCCAGTTGCGTGATGTCGGAAAGGGGCATGTCTTTCCAGTTTCTGGCCATCGCCGACGCGAAGTAACCGTCACACAGGGCTGATGCCCGCGTGGCCTCCTTTTTCTGCGCGACAGACAGCAGCGAAGACATGATGACAAGCACCACCGGAACCACCAGAAGCAGCAGCCCGCCGCGCAGTGCGGCGCTGGTTTTGAACAGCGTGACAAAGCGTTTGCTGCCGCGCTGCAGCAGGGGCGCGTGGTCCCGGGCCTCGCGCCAGGCTTCGATATGGCCGTCGGCAAAGAAAAGCCGGGCCAGGGCCGGCGACAGCGACTCCATGCGCTCTGCGTCATTGAGCAGCGTGAGGGCCATTTTCGGGTCGGGCGCCTCGGTCAGGGCAAGCCAGCGCCATTGTGAGGGCGCGTCCAGCACAGCCATCTCATACAGCAGCGACGAGATATAACTGCCGACGTGGCCCATGCGCTCCAACTGGCTGTGGCGGCCCGAATCCCAGTAGAAGGCCTGCGAGGCGGCCAGAAACAGGACGGCCGTGCGCTGGCCGAAACGGCGTGAGCCCAGCGCTTCCATCAGTTCGAACTCGAATGCCTCGCGGGCGGCCATCAGCATCAATTCGTCTTGCGCAAGCCAGCGCCGCAGGGCCGCCTGGGCGGCGGGCAGATCGGAGGGTGAAAACGTCAGCGTTTCGGCAAAACTGTCGAACGGCAAATGGCGGGGAAGCTCCTGCGGTGCGGGTCCGGGTGCCGATGCCTGGCTTTGCGCCTGGCCCGCGGCAACCAGCGGTTCCGGTTCCGGTTCCGGTGCTTGGGCGGGACGTGGTTCTTCTTCCACGTTCGTCCGCATCTCCGCGGCCTCTTCGCCTTTATCCGCGTCCTGCCCTGGGGCGCCCTCCTCGCCGGTGTGCCCGAAATCCTGGGCGCTTGCGGCAAACTCGGCCGTGAACCGCACGTGCGCCAGCGCGTTTTCGTAGTCCTGGCGCAAATCCGCAAAAGCCTGAGCTTGCGTGGCCGGGTCGATCAGCTTGAGTTCGCGCGCGTAGGCCCGCTTCACATCGCGCTCTGTCGCGGACTCGTCCAGCTGTAGACGAGCAAAACCGTTGCCTGAAAAGAAGATCATGCGTCGTCCAGCACGTAGCGGTCGGCGTCCAGCGTTTTCAGCAGGTCAACCAGTTCCTGTCGCGCCGGTGCGATGCGCCGCTGGTCCTGCGACTCGAGCACGACTTCAAAGCGCGTGATCACGGCCGCCAGGTGCTCCCGGGCCTGGCCCAGCAACTGGCTGTGAAAACGCTCGGCGCGCGCCATCAGCGTTCGGGTTTCCATCTGGTCGCGCGGGTGGATCTTCAGTTCGTGCAGGGCCGCCAGCCGTGCGGCGATCTGCTCGGGCGACAAATGGTCGGCGGAGTTTTCGATCACCAGGCGCACCGGCTCGCCCACGGCCTGGCGGTTCTTGTTGACGGTTGCCTCGACTTCGAGCAAGCCATTGACGTCGTAGGTGAAGCGCACGTCGACCGAGACTTCATGTGTACGCGCCGAGGGCAGGTTCACGCTGAACTCGCCCAGTTTGATGTTCTCGCTCACGCGGCGGCCTTCGCCCTGGTAGACACTCAGGCGCAACTCTTTCTGGAAGTCGACCAGCGGCGAAAACTGCTGCACCCGGCTGGCCGGGATCACGGTGTTGCGTTCGAGCACGGGCGCCATAAAGCCGCCGGCATGCCGGCCGCTGCTGATCTCACGGGATGTTTCGATGCCCAGCGTGTAGGGGCAGACGTCCGTCATCACGCGCTCGGAGAGCGCCGCGTCGTGCATTTTCAGGCCGGCCTGCACGGCTGCACCGAGCGCGACGACCTCATCGGGGTTCAGCGCCGTTTCAGGAAAACGCCCGAACATGCGCGTGGCCCATTGCCGGATGGAGGCCAGGCGCGTGCTGCCGCCGGCCAGCACCACGGCATCGAGTTCGGCCGGACGCAGCCGTGCGTCGCGCATGGCGCGCTCGACCGGCTCGCGCAGGCGGTCCATCAGCGGCTTGATGCAGGCCTCCAGCACCGCAGCGGTGAGTGTCATGGCATAGTCCCGGCCGCCGGCGTTGACGCTGACCGGGGCGCTCTCGGCCAGGGACAGCGCCTTTTTGGCGGCCTCCATGCGTGCGCCCAGCTGGGCGCGTGTGGCGGGGCGATGGAGTTCGGCGTCGGGCAAGCCGGTTTCACGCACAAAATGCGCGATCAGCAACTGGTCGATGTCTTCGCCGCCCAGCTGGTTGTCGCCCGCGGTGGCACGCACTTCCATCACGCCGTCGAACATCTCCAGCACCGAGACGTCAAAAGTGCCGCCGCCCAAATCAAACACCAGGAACTGCGTTTCGCTCTGCTTTTGGTGCATGCCGTAAGCCAGGGCCGCCGCCGTGGGCTCGTTGAGCAAAGTCACCTGCGCAAAACCGGCCAGCGAACCTGCCGTGCGGGTGGCCTGGCGCTGCGCGTCGGAGAAATACGCCGGCACCGTCACCACGGCTTCTGTCACGGGCTCGCCGAGCGCGGCTTCCAGGTCGGACTTGAGCGCCCGCAGCACCAGCGAAGAAAGCTCTTCCGCGCGGAACTCGCGTTTGCCCAGCCGAAAGGTTTTGGCGGTGCCCATGGCGCGCTTGAAGACGGCGGCCGTGCGTTCGGGGTGGGTTTGCAGCCTTTCGCGGGCGGCCTGTCCGACAAGAATCGTCCCGTCGTCATCGACGCTGACCACCGAAGGCGTCAGCACATCGCCCAGGGCGTTGTGAACCAGTTCCGAACGGCCGTTGCGCCAGATGGCAGCCAGGCTGTGCGTGGTCCCGAGGTCTATGCCGGCAATCATGAATCAATCCTCCCTGCGCCCCGATGAGGGCCTGTTTTTTATGCAACCGGCTATGGTACGCGACGTTCCCGCCGCGGGGCTCCCTGGCGGGGTTGCTTACAAGGGATGGATGTGTGCCATGTCCGGCTGCGCCAGCCACGCTTGCCATTCCTCGGCCAGCTGCGCGCTGGCGGCGGTGGCTGCGCTCCAGGCTTTTACCCTGCCCTGCAAATCGGGCCCATAGCGCACAAAGTCTGTGCGGTCAGGCAGTTTGCCGTTGGGCAGCTTACTGATCCATTCCTGATCGGGTGCCAGCAACACCATGTTGTCGAGGAAATGGGTGGCTTTGTGGCGCCATTTGAGCCCTTTGTCCAGCCAGCCGGGCACCACGGATTTCTGGAAATGCGGGTACAGCACCAGGCCGGCGGATTTCAAGCCATTTTGGCCTCCAGCCCAGTCTGCGCCTTGGCTTTTTGCTATCAAATCGCTAGCGTAGTTGAGGTGCAGGTGGTAGTCGGTGATGCCGCCGTCCCAGTAGGCGCCGGGCGGGCCGCCGGGCACGTTGTGCACCGAGCGCAGCACAAACGGGATGGAGCAGCTGGCCTGCAGCGCCAGCTTGAAGTTCTCTTCGCTCAGGTCGACCTGGCGTGTCCGGTAGTCGGTGGTGGCAAAGGGCAGTTGGGTGTCGGGCGTGGAAAACACCACGCGCTCCAGCCAGGCGCCCATGGCTTTGCGGTGCAGGCTGTTGGTGAGGAAGGCGCCGAGGTAGCCCAGCGGCGTGGCGAGCTTGTGCTCGCGGCCCAGCAGGTGGCGCCCGCGTGAGGTGACGATGTGGAGTTTGTAGCGCGGGTGCTGCAGCACCTCGTGCACGCGGCCTCCGTAAAAGTCTTTCAGGCTCTGGCCGAACTGCTCGCTTACAAAGTCGGCGGTCGGCCGCTTCTGGCCGGGCTGCAATTCGTAGTGCTGGTGGATGTAGTCGTGCTCGAGCCGGGCGAATCCGGCGGCCGGGTCATTCAGGCAGGCGGTGGCCATGCGCCAGGCGCCGATGGAGGCACCCACCAGGTGCACCGGGTGTGTGGTTTGCGCCAGCCAGTCGCCAAAAATGAAACGGTCGAGTGCGCCCAGAATCAAACCTTTGGGCCCGCCAGCTGCGCCCGGCACCACGCCGATGTCGGCCGGCTGCAGGCCGTTTTGCTCGATATGCCGGCGCGCGGTGGGGCCGGCGTAAATGCGGAGGGCTTTCATGGGGCGTGGCCTGATGCTGGTCTGCTATGGATTTGATAGCTGCTTGTGCAGGTGCTGATTGGGCTGGAGGCCTATTTGATCACTAATCCCCAGCGAACACTGTCTTTTGCGGGACCACCGCCCTGCCCTGCACCCACTGTCAGCCGCTTACTTCTTGAGCCCGGCCAGCTTGCTGAACGCCGACTCCATCGCCGTGGCCGCCGCCGGTTGCGGTGCGCCGGCGCGCCCGCCGCCGTAGTTGCCACCGCGGTTCTGCCCGCCGGGGCGAGCGCTTTCAAAACGGTTGTCGCGCGGGCCGTCCTTGCGGGCCGGTGCGGCGTCCAGCTTCATCGTCAGGCCAATGCGTTTGCGCGCCACATCGACTTCGGTCACGCGCACTTTCACTATGTCGCCGGTTTTGACCACTTCACGCGCATCGTTGACGAATTTGTTGGCCAGCTGGCTCACGTGGACCAGGCCGTCCTGGTGCACGCCGATGTCGACAAAGGCGCCAAAAGCCGCCACGTTGCTGACGGTGCCTTCCAGCGTCATGCCTTCTTTCAGGTCCTTGATGTCTTCGACGCCGTCGTTAAAGCGTGCCACCTTGAAGTCGGGGCGCGGGTCGCGGCCGGGTTTTTCCAGCTCGGTGATGATGTCCTTGACGGTGATCACGCCGAACTGCTCGTTGGCAAACAGCTCGGGCTTCAGGGTCTTGAGCATTTCGGCGCGGCCCATGAGCTCGGCCACCGGCTTGCCGGTGTGGGCCATGATTTTTTCGACCACCGGGTAGGTTTCGGGGTGCACACCGGTCATGTCCAGCGGGTTGCTGCTGCTGCGCAGGCGCAAAAAGCCGGCGCTCTGTTCAAAGGTCTTGGCGCCCAGCCCGGTCACCTTTAGCAAGTCGGCACGCGAGGCAAAGGCGCCATTGGCGTCACGCCAGCGCACCACCGATTTGGCCACCGTTTGCGACAGGCCCGACACGCGGGCCAGCAGCGGCACGCTGGCGGTGTTCAGGTCCACACCGACGCTGTTCACGCAATCTTCGACCACGGTGTCCAGGCTGCGTGCCAGGTCGCTCTGGTTCACGTCGTGCTGGTACTGGCCCACGCCGATCGATTTCGGGTCGATCTTGACGAGCTCGGCCAGGGGGTCTTGCAGGCGGCGCGCAATGCTGGCCGCGCCGCGCAGGCTCACGTCCACATCGGGCATCTCTTGCGACGCGAACTCGCTGGCGGAATACACGGACGCGCCGGCTTCGCTGACCACGACTTTTTCAATGACCTGCCCGGCCTTGGCCATGCCCTTGATCAGGTCGGCGGCGAGCTTGTCGGTTTCGCGGCTGGCCGTGCCGTTGCCGATGGCGATCAGGTTGACGCCGTGCTTTTCGCAGAGCTTGGCCAGCGTGTGCAACGAGCCTTCCCAATCCTTGCGCGGCTCGTGCGGATAGACGGTAGAGGTTTCAACCAGCTTGCCGGTGGCATCGACCACCGCCACCTTCACGCCGGTGCGGATGCCCGGGTCCAGGCCCATCACCACGCGCGGGCCGGCGGGCGCCGCCAGCAGCAGGTCGCGCAGGTTGTCGGCAAACACCTTGATGGCGACTTTTTCGGCGTCTTCGCGCAGGCGGGTGAACAGGTCGCGCTCCAGCGAAAGGCTGAGCTTGACGCGCCAGGTCCAGGCCACGGCCTTGCGGATCAGGTCGTCGGCCGGGCGGGCCTTGTGGCTCCAGCCCAAGTGCAGTGCGATCTTGCCTTCGGCGATGCTCGGTTTGCCCGGTTCGGCCTGCTCGGGCAACACCAGCTTGGCGTCCAGGATCTCCAGCCCGCGGCCGCGAAACACCGCCAGCGCGCGGTGCGAAGGCACGCGGCCGATCGGCTCGTCGTAATCGAAGTAGTCGCGGAACTTGCTGTTGTCGGCATTGTTTTCGTCTTTGCCCGTGACCAGCTTGGAGCTGAACAGCCCTTCGCTCCAGAGCCAATTGCGCAGCGACTGCACCAGGCCCGCATCTTCGGCCCAACGCTCGCTGAGAATGTCGCGCACGCCGTCGAGCACGGCCTGCACGGTGGTGAAGTCGTCGCCGCTTTCGTTCTTCTCGGCTTTCACAAAGGCGGCTGCTTCGTCGGCCGGCACCAATGAGGGGTCGGCAAAGAGTTTGTCGGCCAGCGGCTCAATGCCGGCTTCGCGGGCGATCTGGCCCTTGGTGCGGCGCTTGGGCTTGAAGGGCAGGTACAAGTCTTCCAGGTCCTGCTTGGTGGCGGCAAATTCAATGGCCGCGCGCAACTCAGGCGTGAGCTTGCCCTGCTCTTCAATACTCTTCAGAACCGCGTCGCGGCGCTCTTCCAGCTCGCGCAGGTAGCCCAGCCGCTGTTCCAGCTCACGCAGCTGGATGTCATCCAGCCCGCCGGTGGCCTCTTTGCGGTAACGCGCGATAAAAGGCACGGTGGCGCCGCCATCCAGCAGCTCTACGGCCGCCTTGATCTGGTTTTCCTGGACTTTGATTTCTGCCGCGATCTGGCGGATGATTTTCTGCATAGGGGGAGAAGATTCCGAAGAGGTTCGAAGAAAGCTGAAAAAGAAGAAATAAGCGGTAATTTGCCTCTGACGCCCAAACACAAACTGACGCCAAGGGTCGGCATTGTCCCACAGGCAAATCGCCCCTCGGCTACCAATAATGAAGAGGAGCTGAAAAGCAATTTCTTACATTTTTAGGAGGGCATCCATGCGAACTCGCACAATTCTTTTGGTGGTTTCCATCCTGCTGCTGGCGGGCTTTGTCGCCCTCAACATCGACGAGTTTTCCCGCACCAGCCTGCTTAGCCTGGGCGTCACCACCATCCAGGTCCCGCTGGGGCTGGTCATGCTCCTGCTGCTGGTGATTGCCACGGTCGTATTTCTGGCCAGCACGCTCTACATGCAGAGCAAAAACCTGATGGAAACCCGGCAATACGCCCGTGAACTCAACACGCAGCGCGAACTCGCCGACAAGGCCGAGGCCTCACGCTTTACCGAACTGCGCAGCTACCTCGAAGTGCAGGCGCTGGCCGCCCAGCACCGCGAAGCAGCGGCCGGCACCGTGCTGGCCGAGCGTTTTGCGCAGCAACAGCAGGCGCTTTTGGCACGGCTGGAGCAGTCCGACAACGCGATGGCGGCCTATATGGGTCAGCTCGAAGACCGGCTGGAGCGGCGCGATGGTATTCCGGCCCTGGAAAGAGACCACCGGACGATGCCGCTCGTGTAAGACGGGCGACGCGGGCGACGTGCACGGAGCCCGGGAGCGCGGCGCAGCCGGTTTGCGGACCTTGCAGCGCTTTCCCGCAAAATGGGCGAGATGGACTCTTTCCACACACCACCGCCCTCTTTGCGCCCACCCACAGCAGCCGACTACGCCGCTCTTGCCACATGGGTGATAGACGCCGACAGCTGCGCGCGCTGGGCCGGTCCGAAACTCCCATTCCCATTTGATCCGCAACAACTTCCAGCGCTGCTGGCCGAGCCCGGCGCCCACAGCTTTGTGCTGAGCCGCGGCCCGGGCGAAGCACTGGGGTTTTGCCAGTTCTGGGTGCGCGAGGCAGGCGTAGCCCACCTGGCGCGCATCATCCTGGCACCTTCGGCGCGCGGCCAGGGCCTGGCCGTCACGCTCTGCCGCCTGCTGATGGACGAGGCCGCGCGCACCGTGGGTGCGCAAGCCTTCACGCTGCGTGTGTACCGCGACAACCACCCGGCGCTGGCCACTTACGAGGGTTTGGGCTTTGCGGTTGTGCCTGACCAGTCCGATGAGCGCATCTTCTTTATGCGGGCCGTTCG harbors:
- a CDS encoding 2-keto-4-pentenoate hydratase, which translates into the protein MHRKQTLIAVTLAIAGFHAGAECLTDAQVNDMAEKIAAKAPAANPEGLNEADGACTRAKLNALLEKRHGKVVGYKAGLTNPAVQKRFNYDQPVWGKLYEGMVLPSGSVVDAAFGARPLFEADMLVRVKSTAINQAKTPMDVLEAIDQVIPFIELPDLVVQAPPKLNGPAVSAINVGARLGVAGTPMAVPVTRGERYAMLGALASMTVVLADSAGAELGKGKGSDILEHPLNAVVWLAGALAKEGIALKPGDLISLGSFSPLLPPKAGLTATVTYQGLAGAQPVSVSFK
- a CDS encoding iron-containing alcohol dehydrogenase — its product is MAFIYYVTQIQFAFGAVKLLKQECERVGITRPLIVTDPGVKAAGILQKALDALPGMKVTVFDQTPSNPTEAAVRAAAELYKTSGCDGLIAVGGGSAIDCAKGVAIAATHEGPLTRYATIEGGSPLITDKAAPLIAVPTTSGTGSEVARGAIIIVDDHRKLGFHSWHLVPKTAICDPELTLGLPAKLTAATGMDAIAHCMETFMSAAFNPPADGIALDGLERGWAHIERATRDGSDRDARFNLMSASMQGAMAFQKGLGCVHSLSHSLGGVDPRLHHGTLNAMFLPAVVRFNAEADSVQKDNRLNRMARAMGLASGSDIPEAIRDMNARLGLPGGLGEMGVQRGQFSQIITGALADHCHKTNPRIATAGEYEEMLAASL
- a CDS encoding Hsp70 family protein, which produces MIAGIDLGTTHSLAAIWRNGRSELVHNALGDVLTPSVVSVDDDGTILVGQAARERLQTHPERTAAVFKRAMGTAKTFRLGKREFRAEELSSLVLRALKSDLEAALGEPVTEAVVTVPAYFSDAQRQATRTAGSLAGFAQVTLLNEPTAAALAYGMHQKQSETQFLVFDLGGGTFDVSVLEMFDGVMEVRATAGDNQLGGEDIDQLLIAHFVRETGLPDAELHRPATRAQLGARMEAAKKALSLAESAPVSVNAGGRDYAMTLTAAVLEACIKPLMDRLREPVERAMRDARLRPAELDAVVLAGGSTRLASIRQWATRMFGRFPETALNPDEVVALGAAVQAGLKMHDAALSERVMTDVCPYTLGIETSREISSGRHAGGFMAPVLERNTVIPASRVQQFSPLVDFQKELRLSVYQGEGRRVSENIKLGEFSVNLPSARTHEVSVDVRFTYDVNGLLEVEATVNKNRQAVGEPVRLVIENSADHLSPEQIAARLAALHELKIHPRDQMETRTLMARAERFHSQLLGQAREHLAAVITRFEVVLESQDQRRIAPARQELVDLLKTLDADRYVLDDA
- a CDS encoding patatin-like phospholipase family protein, coding for MKALRIYAGPTARRHIEQNGLQPADIGVVPGAAGGPKGLILGALDRFIFGDWLAQTTHPVHLVGASIGAWRMATACLNDPAAGFARLEHDYIHQHYELQPGQKRPTADFVSEQFGQSLKDFYGGRVHEVLQHPRYKLHIVTSRGRHLLGREHKLATPLGYLGAFLTNSLHRKAMGAWLERVVFSTPDTQLPFATTDYRTRQVDLSEENFKLALQASCSIPFVLRSVHNVPGGPPGAYWDGGITDYHLHLNYASDLIAKSQGADWAGGQNGLKSAGLVLYPHFQKSVVPGWLDKGLKWRHKATHFLDNMVLLAPDQEWISKLPNGKLPDRTDFVRYGPDLQGRVKAWSAATAASAQLAEEWQAWLAQPDMAHIHPL
- a CDS encoding Tex family protein, which codes for MQKIIRQIAAEIKVQENQIKAAVELLDGGATVPFIARYRKEATGGLDDIQLRELEQRLGYLRELEERRDAVLKSIEEQGKLTPELRAAIEFAATKQDLEDLYLPFKPKRRTKGQIAREAGIEPLADKLFADPSLVPADEAAAFVKAEKNESGDDFTTVQAVLDGVRDILSERWAEDAGLVQSLRNWLWSEGLFSSKLVTGKDENNADNSKFRDYFDYDEPIGRVPSHRALAVFRGRGLEILDAKLVLPEQAEPGKPSIAEGKIALHLGWSHKARPADDLIRKAVAWTWRVKLSLSLERDLFTRLREDAEKVAIKVFADNLRDLLLAAPAGPRVVMGLDPGIRTGVKVAVVDATGKLVETSTVYPHEPRKDWEGSLHTLAKLCEKHGVNLIAIGNGTASRETDKLAADLIKGMAKAGQVIEKVVVSEAGASVYSASEFASQEMPDVDVSLRGAASIARRLQDPLAELVKIDPKSIGVGQYQHDVNQSDLARSLDTVVEDCVNSVGVDLNTASVPLLARVSGLSQTVAKSVVRWRDANGAFASRADLLKVTGLGAKTFEQSAGFLRLRSSSNPLDMTGVHPETYPVVEKIMAHTGKPVAELMGRAEMLKTLKPELFANEQFGVITVKDIITELEKPGRDPRPDFKVARFNDGVEDIKDLKEGMTLEGTVSNVAAFGAFVDIGVHQDGLVHVSQLANKFVNDAREVVKTGDIVKVRVTEVDVARKRIGLTMKLDAAPARKDGPRDNRFESARPGGQNRGGNYGGGRAGAPQPAAATAMESAFSKLAGLKK
- a CDS encoding GNAT family N-acetyltransferase, with amino-acid sequence MDSFHTPPPSLRPPTAADYAALATWVIDADSCARWAGPKLPFPFDPQQLPALLAEPGAHSFVLSRGPGEALGFCQFWVREAGVAHLARIILAPSARGQGLAVTLCRLLMDEAARTVGAQAFTLRVYRDNHPALATYEGLGFAVVPDQSDERIFFMRAVR